A region from the Desulfocurvibacter africanus subsp. africanus DSM 2603 genome encodes:
- a CDS encoding response regulator gives MEGQCKVLLVDDEADFADTLVKRLGKRGMDAAARYSGGTALDYLEDHPVDVVVLDVKMPGMDGIDCLRKIKERYPLVEVVLLTGHASLDVAINGMELGAFDYLMKPADMDDLRYKIEDALNRKRLAERRIAREKEKLQALGQEGKA, from the coding sequence ATGGAAGGTCAGTGCAAGGTGCTCTTGGTGGACGACGAGGCGGATTTCGCCGATACGCTGGTCAAGCGGCTTGGCAAGCGCGGCATGGATGCCGCTGCCCGCTACAGCGGCGGCACGGCCCTGGACTACCTGGAGGACCACCCCGTCGATGTGGTGGTGCTGGACGTCAAGATGCCGGGCATGGACGGTATCGACTGCCTGCGCAAGATCAAGGAGCGCTATCCCCTGGTGGAGGTGGTCCTGCTCACGGGCCACGCCAGCCTGGACGTGGCCATCAACGGCATGGAACTCGGGGCCTTCGACTACCTCATGAAGCCCGCCGACATGGACGATCTGCGCTACAAGATAGAGGACGCCCTTAATCGCAAACGGCTGGCCGAGCGACGCATCGCCCGTGAAAAAGAGAAGCTTCAGGCCCTGGGTCAAGAAGGCAAGGCCTAG
- a CDS encoding PEP/pyruvate-binding domain-containing protein yields the protein MGLISYIRDLLRREPEEPQVSAEELRDDFRARYHHFKLLLTANNNALEVMAELESVLSGTRPFGMRFVRSRVTRVAAQVYRMIQSMNNLAPGKYDALHASYQRIQVAVNLALELRRTAQPADQGELVLSLSKAGREHADLIGAKMASLAEAGRKLELPIPHGFAITAAAYAAFMAESDLQAEIDRRIQRAHASRLDEIFALSAEVQQLIMKAPVPAIVEQAILDAFAELKQRHGPSHVAMRSSALGEDALGASFAGQYRSLLNVGENNLISAYKEVIAGKYTPQAMAYRLNKGIPDEDVAMCVGCMRMIDAVSGGVAYSCNPLDLTDNAVHVNSVWGLPRAVVDGVAPVDTLTVARDPLRVRSRDIPSKSQKYVCFPDEGLCREELTDGEAGLQSIPDDKLLELAAMAVRLEEFYGGPQDMEWALERDGRLVLLQCRPLRLTEAAPAPMAEADDEGHEVLLAGGVAASLGGGIGPVFVARGGMDALRFPDRAVLVVAQALPRWAALLPRAAAVVTESGSLAGHLANVAREFGVPALFNVPEATKLLQDGMTVTVDATARKVFAGERQRSVARTEPARAFMAGTPVHDILREVVGHIVPLTLLDPDAPSFRAENCQTLHDITRFCHEKAVVEMFRFGTEHNFSERAAKQLWVGVPMQFWVINLDDGFAHDVPGKLIKLSEIVSVPMLALWKGMVAKEWAGPPPINARGFMSVLLEASANPNLDPASESAYSARNYFMVSKHFTNLQSRFGFHFCTVEALASERAQENYASFSFKGGAANFERKVQRVRFIANFLEEYGFRCEVREDNCFARVEGLSQCDMEERLVVLGYVIMHTRQLDMVMSDGRSAAQFTAKFRQDMRQILSETCQRPA from the coding sequence ATGGGCCTGATATCCTACATCCGCGACCTGCTCCGCAGGGAACCCGAGGAGCCGCAGGTTTCGGCCGAGGAACTGCGCGACGACTTCCGGGCCCGCTATCATCATTTCAAGCTTCTGCTCACGGCCAACAACAATGCCCTGGAAGTCATGGCCGAGCTGGAATCCGTGCTCTCGGGCACGCGTCCCTTCGGCATGCGCTTCGTGCGCTCGCGCGTCACGCGCGTGGCCGCCCAGGTCTATCGCATGATCCAGAGCATGAACAACCTTGCGCCGGGCAAGTATGATGCTCTGCACGCGAGCTATCAGCGTATCCAGGTGGCTGTGAACCTAGCCTTGGAGCTTCGGCGGACCGCGCAACCGGCGGACCAGGGCGAGCTGGTGCTGTCCCTGTCCAAAGCCGGCCGCGAGCACGCCGACCTCATCGGCGCCAAGATGGCTTCCCTGGCCGAGGCCGGCCGCAAACTCGAGCTGCCCATTCCGCACGGCTTCGCCATCACCGCCGCGGCCTATGCCGCTTTCATGGCCGAGAGCGACCTGCAAGCCGAAATTGACCGCCGCATCCAACGGGCCCACGCCAGCCGTCTGGACGAGATTTTTGCCCTTTCTGCCGAAGTGCAGCAGCTCATAATGAAAGCCCCGGTGCCGGCCATAGTCGAACAGGCCATCCTTGACGCATTCGCGGAGCTCAAACAACGCCACGGACCAAGCCACGTCGCCATGCGCTCCAGCGCCTTGGGCGAGGATGCCCTTGGAGCGTCCTTTGCGGGCCAATACCGTTCCCTGCTCAATGTGGGCGAAAACAACCTCATTTCGGCCTACAAGGAAGTCATTGCCGGCAAGTATACGCCCCAGGCCATGGCCTACCGGCTGAACAAAGGCATCCCGGACGAGGATGTAGCCATGTGCGTGGGCTGTATGCGCATGATAGACGCCGTCTCCGGCGGCGTGGCCTACTCCTGCAACCCGCTGGACCTGACCGACAACGCCGTGCACGTCAACTCGGTCTGGGGCCTGCCCAGAGCCGTGGTGGACGGTGTGGCTCCGGTGGACACACTCACCGTGGCCCGCGATCCCCTGCGCGTGCGCTCGCGCGACATCCCCAGCAAGAGCCAAAAGTACGTGTGTTTCCCGGACGAAGGCCTGTGCAGGGAAGAACTCACCGACGGCGAGGCCGGGCTGCAGTCCATCCCCGACGACAAGCTCCTGGAGCTGGCGGCCATGGCCGTGCGTCTTGAAGAATTTTACGGCGGTCCCCAGGACATGGAATGGGCCCTGGAACGCGACGGCAGACTGGTGCTCCTGCAATGCCGGCCTCTGCGCCTGACCGAAGCCGCACCTGCGCCCATGGCGGAAGCGGATGACGAGGGCCACGAAGTGCTCCTGGCCGGCGGGGTGGCCGCAAGCCTTGGCGGAGGCATCGGACCGGTATTCGTGGCGCGCGGCGGCATGGACGCCCTGCGCTTTCCCGATCGCGCCGTGCTCGTCGTGGCCCAGGCCCTGCCGCGCTGGGCCGCACTGTTGCCCAGAGCCGCGGCCGTGGTGACCGAGAGCGGCAGCCTGGCCGGACATCTGGCCAATGTGGCCCGCGAATTCGGGGTCCCTGCCCTGTTCAATGTGCCTGAGGCCACCAAGCTGCTGCAGGATGGAATGACGGTCACCGTGGACGCCACGGCGCGCAAGGTCTTTGCCGGCGAGCGCCAGCGTTCCGTGGCCAGGACCGAGCCGGCTCGCGCCTTCATGGCCGGAACGCCGGTGCACGACATCCTGCGCGAGGTAGTCGGCCATATCGTCCCGCTTACGCTGCTGGACCCCGACGCGCCGTCCTTCCGGGCCGAAAACTGTCAAACCCTGCACGACATCACACGCTTCTGCCACGAGAAAGCCGTGGTGGAGATGTTTCGCTTCGGCACCGAGCACAATTTTTCCGAACGCGCGGCCAAACAGCTCTGGGTCGGCGTACCCATGCAGTTCTGGGTCATCAACCTGGACGACGGCTTTGCCCACGATGTGCCGGGCAAGCTCATCAAGCTTTCGGAGATAGTCTCCGTGCCCATGCTGGCCCTGTGGAAGGGCATGGTGGCCAAGGAGTGGGCCGGCCCCCCACCCATCAACGCGCGCGGCTTCATGTCCGTGCTGCTGGAGGCCTCGGCCAACCCCAACCTGGACCCTGCATCGGAATCGGCCTACTCGGCGCGCAATTACTTCATGGTCTCCAAGCACTTCACCAACCTCCAGTCGCGCTTCGGCTTCCACTTCTGCACCGTGGAAGCCCTGGCCAGCGAGCGGGCTCAGGAAAACTACGCGAGCTTCTCCTTCAAGGGCGGCGCAGCCAACTTCGAGCGCAAGGTGCAACGCGTGCGCTTCATCGCCAATTTCCTGGAAGAGTACGGATTCCGCTGTGAAGTACGCGAGGATAACTGCTTCGCGCGCGTGGAGGGGCTGTCCCAATGCGACATGGAGGAACGGCTCGTGGTGCTCGGTTATGTGATCATGCACACGCGCCAGCTGGACATGGTCATGTCCGACGGCCGCTCGGCGGCCCAGTTCACTGCCAAATTCCGCCAGGACATGCGGCAGATACTCAGCGAGACCTGTCAGCGGCCCGCGTAG
- a CDS encoding secondary thiamine-phosphate synthase enzyme YjbQ, with the protein METLQIRTRNREEMLDITGEVRSLILANRWSSGLLLLYCPHTTGAVTVNEGADPDVVRDIIVNLRKIVPHQGDYRHSEGNSDAHIKSSLFGCSQTLIIEGGQVQLGTWQKVYFCEFDGPRSRTLWAKFMAA; encoded by the coding sequence ATGGAAACTCTGCAGATCCGCACCCGCAATCGAGAGGAGATGCTGGATATTACCGGCGAGGTCCGCAGCCTGATTCTGGCCAATCGCTGGTCGAGCGGCCTGCTGCTGCTCTACTGCCCGCATACCACTGGGGCAGTGACAGTGAACGAAGGAGCTGATCCGGATGTGGTTCGCGATATCATCGTTAATTTGCGTAAGATTGTTCCCCATCAGGGCGACTACCGCCATTCCGAGGGCAACTCCGACGCGCATATCAAGTCGAGCCTGTTCGGCTGCAGTCAGACGTTGATCATCGAAGGCGGCCAGGTGCAGCTTGGAACCTGGCAGAAGGTTTACTTCTGCGAATTCGACGGGCCGAGATCACGCACGCTTTGGGCCAAATTCATGGCTGCCTGA
- a CDS encoding DUF485 domain-containing protein produces MISVTNVLQKAKFLELVRRKWTISLILTAAILAIYFGFVLVLAFGKQLLMAKIGAHMTLGILVGLGVILAAWVLTGIYVVWANTSYDKAVSEILAEEQE; encoded by the coding sequence ATGATCTCCGTAACCAACGTGCTCCAAAAGGCCAAATTCCTGGAACTCGTCCGGCGCAAGTGGACCATCTCCCTGATCCTGACCGCCGCGATCCTGGCCATCTACTTCGGCTTCGTGCTTGTCCTGGCCTTCGGCAAGCAGCTGCTCATGGCCAAAATCGGCGCGCACATGACCCTGGGCATCCTGGTGGGCCTGGGGGTCATCCTGGCCGCCTGGGTCCTGACCGGCATCTATGTGGTCTGGGCCAACACATCCTATGACAAGGCCGTCAGCGAAATACTCGCCGAGGAACAGGAGTAG
- a CDS encoding sodium:solute symporter family transporter, with protein sequence MQPFSTTIGQPNALSITLFFAFVALTLVITYFAAKRSKTASDFYAAGRSVTGFQNGLALAGDYMSAASFLGIAGLVSLKGYDGLIYSIGFLVGWPIVLFLIAEPLRNLGKYTFADVVAYRLRQKPVRIAASVGSLTTVAFYLIAQMVGSGSLVKLMFGLPYELAVIIVGAIMIAYVLFGGMLATTWVQIIKAVLLLSGATVMVFLVLAHFGFNPGRMFSAAAARYGDGVLAPGGLVANPLDAVSLGIALMFGTAGLPHILMRFYTVPDAKAARKSVFYATGLIGYFYILTFIIGFGAMVLVGQDIITRIDKGGNMAALLLAEATGGTVFLGFIAAVAFATILAVVAGLTLAGATTFAHDLYVNVFAAGRATETQEIKVAKRATLALGVLAIGLGIAFKGQNVAFMVGLAFAIAASANFPALLMSILWQRFSTFGATLSIATGALTATTLIILSPTVWVDVLGNPSAIFAWKNPALISMPAAFLAGWLGSLLRPEEEAEKKFAMLKVRNYLSVGAE encoded by the coding sequence ATGCAACCTTTCAGCACCACCATCGGACAGCCCAACGCCCTGTCCATCACGCTTTTCTTCGCCTTCGTGGCCTTGACCCTGGTCATCACCTACTTTGCTGCCAAACGGAGCAAGACCGCCTCGGATTTCTACGCCGCGGGCCGCAGCGTGACCGGCTTCCAGAACGGCCTGGCCCTGGCCGGCGACTACATGTCCGCCGCGTCCTTCCTGGGCATCGCCGGGCTCGTGTCGCTCAAGGGCTATGACGGACTCATCTACTCCATCGGCTTCCTGGTGGGCTGGCCCATCGTGCTCTTCCTCATCGCCGAGCCCCTGCGCAACCTGGGCAAGTACACCTTCGCCGACGTGGTGGCCTACCGCCTGCGCCAGAAACCGGTGCGCATCGCCGCGTCCGTGGGTTCCCTGACCACCGTGGCCTTCTACCTCATCGCCCAGATGGTCGGCTCGGGATCGCTCGTCAAGCTCATGTTCGGGCTGCCCTACGAGCTGGCCGTGATCATCGTCGGGGCCATCATGATCGCCTACGTGCTCTTCGGCGGCATGCTCGCCACGACCTGGGTGCAGATCATCAAGGCCGTGCTCCTGCTCAGCGGCGCCACGGTCATGGTTTTCCTCGTCCTGGCCCACTTCGGCTTCAACCCGGGCAGGATGTTCTCCGCGGCCGCCGCGCGCTACGGAGACGGCGTCCTGGCCCCCGGAGGCCTGGTGGCCAATCCCCTGGACGCCGTGTCCCTGGGCATCGCGCTCATGTTCGGCACCGCCGGGCTGCCGCACATCCTCATGCGCTTCTACACCGTCCCCGACGCCAAGGCCGCGCGCAAGTCGGTCTTCTACGCCACGGGCCTCATCGGCTACTTCTACATACTGACCTTCATCATCGGCTTCGGGGCCATGGTCCTCGTGGGCCAGGACATCATCACCCGCATCGACAAGGGCGGAAACATGGCTGCCCTGCTCCTGGCCGAAGCCACCGGCGGCACGGTCTTCCTGGGCTTCATCGCCGCCGTGGCCTTCGCCACCATCCTGGCCGTGGTCGCCGGGCTGACCCTGGCCGGGGCCACGACCTTCGCCCACGACCTCTACGTGAACGTGTTCGCCGCCGGCCGGGCCACGGAGACGCAGGAGATCAAGGTCGCCAAGCGGGCCACCCTGGCCCTGGGCGTCCTGGCCATCGGCCTGGGCATAGCCTTCAAGGGCCAGAACGTGGCCTTCATGGTCGGTCTGGCCTTCGCCATCGCCGCCAGCGCCAACTTCCCGGCCCTGCTCATGTCCATCCTGTGGCAGCGCTTCAGCACCTTCGGGGCCACCCTGTCCATCGCCACGGGCGCGCTGACCGCCACGACGCTCATCATCCTCTCGCCCACCGTCTGGGTGGACGTGCTCGGCAACCCGAGCGCCATCTTCGCCTGGAAGAACCCGGCGCTCATCTCCATGCCGGCGGCCTTCCTGGCCGGCTGGCTCGGCTCGCTGCTGCGGCCCGAGGAAGAAGCCGAGAAGAAGTTCGCCATGCTCAAGGTGCGCAACTACCTGTCGGTCGGCGCCGAATGA
- a CDS encoding putative nucleotidyltransferase substrate binding domain-containing protein, which yields MSEALLTFLERVSPFSDLPPDIRREAAARAAIRHIPAGGRLPSPAREDRQVHVVVSGLFEILCEDQAVDLAVPGDVLGFEAHLSGEELPPLSAQALEDGSVAALPAQTFAGLLALPEAAEHFAWRAARLRFALELAERRAVMPADPLLGRRLADLELRAPLTLGPGLSLAEAAGRLAEAGAASCLLDLGEGSLGILTERDVVRAVAQNAGSRPARDFASSPLVTMDRSRLLVEAFAAMVQKNIRRLVLTGEDGRPRAIVEERDLLTSGGDNPVHTARLIDKAETPAALAAVMERLTAMVARAVAEGLAMEKVGRLTALIADRVLLRAAVLAGDGSGQQAALCALGSEGRREQFLATDQDNAMIVPDGSGEAGVKAAGEFAGRLVAILAEAGLPRCSKGIMADNPAWRMPLSRWRAEIDRLVLKADAEAVLKLSLLADARHILGDAALTEGLRAHLVRKLADAPVLLRYLAREALRFDPPLGFFGGLQVERGGSAHGRLDVKKGGLFPIMQGAKTLALEHGIAETSTFDRLDRLAEAGVLPETLCRDLCEAYEHIQALRVRGQIERLRAGLPPDNAIDPRGLSALERDRLRQCLKLVASFQGLLSEKYGLRLLP from the coding sequence ATGAGCGAGGCCCTGCTCACCTTCCTGGAACGGGTCTCCCCGTTCAGCGACCTCCCCCCGGACATCCGGCGGGAGGCCGCAGCGCGGGCGGCCATCCGGCACATCCCGGCTGGCGGGCGGCTGCCATCCCCGGCCCGCGAGGATCGACAGGTACACGTGGTCGTGTCCGGGCTGTTCGAGATCCTGTGCGAGGACCAGGCCGTGGACCTGGCCGTGCCCGGCGACGTGCTCGGCTTCGAGGCCCATCTGTCCGGGGAGGAGCTGCCGCCCCTGTCCGCCCAGGCCCTGGAGGACGGCAGCGTGGCGGCCCTGCCTGCGCAGACCTTCGCCGGCCTGCTGGCCCTGCCCGAGGCCGCCGAGCACTTCGCCTGGCGGGCGGCGCGGCTGCGCTTCGCCCTGGAGCTTGCCGAACGCCGCGCGGTCATGCCCGCGGACCCACTCTTGGGTCGCCGCCTGGCCGACCTGGAGCTGCGCGCCCCGCTCACGCTCGGGCCCGGCCTGAGCCTGGCCGAGGCGGCCGGCCGCCTGGCCGAGGCCGGTGCCGCGTCCTGCCTGCTCGACCTGGGCGAGGGAAGCCTGGGCATCCTCACCGAGCGCGACGTGGTGCGGGCGGTGGCCCAGAACGCCGGAAGCAGGCCGGCTCGGGATTTCGCGAGCAGCCCGCTGGTCACCATGGACAGGAGCAGGCTTCTGGTGGAAGCCTTCGCGGCCATGGTGCAGAAGAACATCCGCCGCCTCGTGCTCACGGGCGAGGACGGGCGGCCCCGGGCCATCGTGGAGGAGCGCGACCTGCTCACCTCGGGCGGCGACAACCCCGTGCACACGGCCAGGCTCATAGATAAGGCCGAAACCCCGGCGGCCCTGGCCGCGGTCATGGAGCGGCTGACGGCCATGGTCGCACGCGCCGTGGCCGAAGGCTTGGCCATGGAGAAGGTCGGCCGGCTCACGGCGCTCATCGCGGACCGCGTGCTCCTGCGCGCCGCGGTCCTGGCCGGAGACGGCTCCGGGCAGCAGGCAGCCCTGTGCGCGCTGGGCAGCGAAGGCCGCCGCGAGCAATTCCTGGCCACGGACCAGGACAACGCCATGATCGTGCCGGACGGCTCCGGCGAGGCGGGAGTGAAGGCCGCCGGCGAATTCGCCGGGCGGCTCGTGGCGATCCTGGCCGAAGCCGGGCTGCCGCGCTGCAGCAAGGGCATCATGGCCGACAACCCGGCCTGGAGGATGCCGCTGTCCCGCTGGCGGGCCGAAATCGACCGCCTGGTGCTCAAGGCCGACGCCGAGGCCGTGCTCAAGCTCTCGCTGCTGGCCGACGCCCGGCATATCCTGGGCGACGCGGCCCTGACCGAAGGGTTGCGCGCGCACCTCGTGCGCAAGCTGGCGGACGCCCCGGTGCTGCTGCGCTATCTGGCGCGCGAGGCCCTGCGCTTCGACCCGCCGCTCGGCTTCTTCGGCGGCCTGCAGGTGGAGCGCGGCGGCTCGGCCCACGGGCGGCTCGACGTGAAGAAGGGCGGCCTGTTCCCCATCATGCAGGGCGCCAAGACCCTGGCCCTGGAGCACGGCATCGCCGAGACCTCGACCTTCGACCGTCTGGACCGGCTGGCCGAGGCCGGAGTGCTGCCCGAGACCCTGTGCCGCGACCTGTGCGAGGCCTACGAGCATATCCAGGCCCTGCGCGTGCGCGGCCAGATCGAGCGGCTGCGCGCCGGGCTGCCTCCCGACAACGCCATCGACCCGCGCGGGCTGTCGGCCCTGGAGCGCGACCGCCTGCGCCAGTGCCTGAAGCTCGTGGCCTCCTTCCAGGGCCTGCTCAGCGAGAAATACGGCCTGCGCCTGCTGCCCTAA
- a CDS encoding sensor histidine kinase yields the protein MILGMPLNLVLVVDFLGSGVLVILGGASVAITLRLAAREPENPRWSYMGVLALALAAFALSRALGHMGKAVLLAMGRTDLWQELTPYSGALNTATFIIIAAVSFLYGKVEENVDLLRSYSQRLEHSYTALKDTYRDLQLQHQRMLILERKAVVSRIVTALAHETRNPLSSIAGFARILRRECGDQERPCQRLDIILDECSRLERLVDGILKTRHEAPLHFAQVLASDILDDTLRLSRTAAGSRGVTLRLEPGPPGLDLRADRESLAMALTELALNAIEASPRGAEVTLGAEDAESMVRFQVQDRGPGIPQEVLPKLFDGTYSTKPLASGLGLSFVRDIAGLHGGRAACSSPPGQGTTCTLSLPKVDAERAGRQAEQAHADCF from the coding sequence ATGATCCTGGGGATGCCGTTGAACCTCGTGCTGGTGGTGGACTTCCTGGGTTCCGGGGTGCTGGTTATCCTGGGCGGAGCCTCGGTGGCAATAACCTTGCGCCTGGCTGCGCGAGAACCTGAAAACCCTCGCTGGTCGTACATGGGTGTCTTGGCTCTGGCCCTGGCTGCTTTCGCCCTGAGCCGGGCCCTGGGGCACATGGGCAAGGCCGTGCTTCTGGCCATGGGTCGGACCGATCTGTGGCAGGAGTTGACCCCGTACAGTGGGGCCCTGAACACCGCGACGTTTATCATCATCGCCGCAGTGTCGTTTCTCTATGGGAAAGTAGAGGAAAATGTGGATTTGCTTCGCAGCTATTCGCAACGCTTGGAACATTCCTACACCGCCCTCAAGGATACCTATCGCGACCTGCAGCTGCAGCATCAACGGATGCTGATCCTGGAGCGCAAGGCCGTGGTCAGCCGGATCGTTACCGCTCTGGCCCATGAGACCCGCAACCCGCTTTCCAGCATCGCCGGCTTCGCGCGCATCCTACGCCGGGAATGCGGAGACCAGGAGCGACCCTGCCAGCGGCTGGACATCATCCTGGACGAATGCTCCCGGCTGGAACGGTTGGTGGACGGCATCCTCAAAACCCGGCACGAGGCTCCACTACATTTTGCTCAAGTCCTGGCCTCGGATATCCTGGACGACACCCTGCGGCTCAGCCGGACCGCTGCCGGCTCTCGTGGGGTGACCTTGCGCCTCGAGCCTGGTCCTCCCGGACTGGACCTGCGCGCCGACCGTGAGAGCCTGGCCATGGCACTGACGGAACTGGCGCTCAACGCCATAGAGGCGAGTCCTCGGGGAGCGGAAGTGACGCTTGGGGCGGAAGACGCAGAGAGTATGGTTCGTTTCCAGGTACAAGACCGCGGGCCCGGCATTCCCCAAGAAGTCCTCCCCAAGTTGTTCGATGGGACGTATAGCACGAAGCCCTTGGCTTCGGGGCTGGGGCTATCCTTCGTGCGCGACATCGCCGGCCTGCATGGCGGAAGGGCCGCCTGCAGCTCCCCGCCCGGCCAGGGGACGACCTGCACCCTGAGCCTGCCCAAGGTCGACGCCGAACGCGCAGGGCGCCAGGCTGAACAGGCCCACGCAGATTGCTTTTGA
- a CDS encoding PAS domain-containing hybrid sensor histidine kinase/response regulator: MRDEGDASKDRRIEELEAKLTAYERCEEERRQSGRGWWGESYEEGVQLLQDIMEFIPQGLIIAKGPEASIRNISRYGQEILDQPLRDVQGRPRDGGLQTWRMLHADGVTPVAAEDQPLARSIARGELVAEEEYVILRPDGGKVPIACNSGPIRDESGSITGGVLSWINVAKSQKLLEELRESEARFKATFDQAAVGMAQTSPGNRFLRANAKYCQMLGYTFDELARISLEDIVLPEDRPKARLLVGQLLAGIISSISLEWRCLRKDGSIIWTEVTSSLVRKYSGEPDYIIHAKLDISVRKKAEAELFKSVQEYRALAENSPDLIVRINRWLRYLYVNPAFEAFSGHPASECIGKSVEACCLPELTEKIEEVVARVFSTHQAESLDFALRKPPEDARHFQASVVLESGQEGLEESVLILSRDITELKRLEAESKRAMEAAEQANRAKSEFLANMSHEIRTPLNGVMGMLDLALMNNPDPPVRNYLEMGKQSAGHLLHIVNDILDLARIEAGRIEIETREFDVRMSLEALFRTMALEAEKKGLRFSAVIAPDIPSRLIGDEGRLIQVFTNLIGNAIKFTTRGEISVKVTLARPADIGMQEACPHTDAICLFSSISDTGIGIPADQLEKVFESFAQVRGDLHLQHFGTGLGLPISRQLVELMDGKIWSESELGKGSTFYFTVTLQEAPNAQPETRPPRRKSEKPRKVPLMILLAEDNPINRLLAESLLTQRGHTVKAVENGQEAIEALAREPFDAVFMDVQMPVMSGEEATRRIRDGELPGVDAAIPVIALTAHALKGDRERFLAKGMDDYLAKPIDLEQLDQALERVAAKRESLQDR; the protein is encoded by the coding sequence ATGAGGGATGAAGGGGATGCCAGCAAGGACAGACGCATCGAGGAACTCGAGGCAAAACTCACCGCATATGAGCGGTGCGAGGAGGAGCGCAGACAGTCTGGCCGGGGATGGTGGGGGGAAAGCTACGAGGAGGGTGTGCAGCTTCTCCAGGACATCATGGAGTTCATCCCGCAAGGCCTGATCATCGCCAAAGGCCCCGAGGCCAGTATCCGGAATATCAGCCGTTACGGCCAGGAGATCCTCGACCAGCCGCTGCGGGACGTGCAGGGCCGTCCCCGCGATGGAGGGCTGCAGACATGGAGGATGCTCCATGCGGATGGCGTCACGCCCGTGGCTGCGGAGGACCAGCCTCTCGCGCGCTCGATCGCCAGAGGAGAACTGGTCGCCGAGGAGGAGTATGTCATTCTGCGCCCGGACGGAGGGAAGGTGCCGATCGCCTGCAACTCCGGGCCGATCCGCGATGAAAGCGGCAGCATAACCGGAGGGGTGCTCTCCTGGATCAATGTGGCCAAGAGCCAGAAACTGCTGGAGGAGCTGCGGGAAAGTGAGGCGCGATTCAAGGCCACGTTCGACCAGGCCGCGGTCGGAATGGCGCAGACTTCCCCCGGCAATCGCTTCCTGCGGGCCAATGCGAAGTATTGTCAGATGCTCGGCTACACTTTCGACGAGCTTGCCAGGATCTCGCTCGAGGACATCGTCCTGCCTGAGGACCGGCCTAAGGCACGGCTGCTGGTCGGGCAGCTGCTTGCCGGGATCATTTCTTCAATCTCGCTGGAGTGGCGCTGCCTGCGCAAGGACGGATCGATCATCTGGACCGAGGTCACCTCCTCCCTGGTGCGGAAATACTCCGGAGAGCCCGATTACATTATCCACGCCAAGCTGGACATCTCGGTGCGCAAGAAGGCCGAGGCGGAGCTTTTCAAAAGCGTGCAGGAATACAGGGCCCTGGCGGAGAACTCGCCCGACCTCATCGTCAGGATCAACAGGTGGCTTCGCTACCTGTATGTCAATCCGGCCTTTGAAGCGTTCAGCGGCCATCCCGCTTCCGAGTGCATCGGCAAGTCCGTCGAAGCGTGCTGCCTGCCTGAACTAACCGAAAAGATCGAGGAAGTGGTTGCACGGGTATTTTCCACCCATCAGGCGGAGAGTCTGGATTTCGCGTTGCGCAAGCCCCCGGAGGATGCGCGGCATTTCCAGGCCAGCGTCGTACTGGAGAGCGGCCAGGAAGGGCTGGAGGAGTCTGTCCTGATTCTTTCCCGGGACATCACGGAACTCAAGCGGCTGGAGGCGGAATCGAAGCGGGCCATGGAAGCCGCCGAGCAGGCCAACCGGGCCAAGAGCGAGTTTCTGGCCAACATGAGCCACGAGATCAGGACGCCCTTGAACGGGGTCATGGGCATGCTCGATCTGGCGCTCATGAATAATCCGGATCCCCCTGTGCGCAACTATCTGGAAATGGGCAAGCAGTCGGCCGGCCATCTGCTGCATATCGTCAACGATATCCTTGACCTGGCCAGGATCGAGGCGGGCAGGATCGAGATAGAGACGCGTGAGTTCGATGTGCGCATGTCGCTCGAGGCGCTCTTCAGGACCATGGCACTGGAGGCGGAGAAAAAAGGCCTCCGGTTTTCGGCCGTCATCGCTCCGGACATCCCGTCCCGCCTGATTGGGGACGAGGGACGCCTGATCCAGGTCTTCACCAACCTCATCGGGAATGCGATCAAGTTCACCACCAGGGGCGAGATCAGCGTCAAGGTGACGCTGGCACGACCTGCGGATATCGGCATGCAGGAGGCTTGCCCGCATACCGATGCCATCTGCCTGTTCTCTTCCATCAGCGATACCGGCATCGGCATCCCGGCGGATCAGCTCGAAAAGGTCTTCGAGAGCTTCGCCCAGGTCAGGGGAGACTTGCATCTGCAGCATTTCGGCACAGGGCTGGGCCTGCCCATCAGCCGGCAGCTTGTGGAACTGATGGATGGAAAAATCTGGAGCGAGAGCGAACTCGGCAAGGGCAGCACGTTCTATTTCACGGTGACGCTGCAGGAAGCGCCGAATGCGCAACCGGAAACCAGGCCCCCCAGGCGGAAGTCGGAAAAGCCCAGGAAAGTTCCCCTGATGATCCTGCTGGCCGAGGATAACCCGATCAACAGGCTGCTGGCCGAGTCGCTTCTCACGCAGCGCGGCCACACGGTAAAGGCCGTCGAGAACGGACAGGAAGCGATCGAGGCGCTTGCACGGGAGCCCTTCGATGCGGTGTTCATGGACGTGCAGATGCCGGTGATGAGTGGTGAGGAGGCAACGCGCAGGATCAGGGACGGCGAACTGCCCGGTGTCGATGCCGCCATTCCCGTCATCGCCCTGACCGCCCATGCCTTGAAAGGCGATCGGGAGCGGTTTCTGGCTAAGGGCATGGACGACTACCTGGCCAAACCAATCGACCTGGAACAGCTGGATCAAGCTCTGGAACGGGTTGCGGCGAAGAGGGAGAGCCTGCAGGACAGGTAA